The segment ttgTGAGTCTGAGTCATGAGCTAACTACTTGGTCAaactggaagttttgtcctgtagtactccagCTAGTGTGACTCTTCAACTCCTCTGCATGCTTTACACGTGTGCCTCCTTTGGCAACTTGCCAACCACAATCCAATtgcaagatccagtcgcgaggccCTACTGAGTGCACACTCTTGATCTTTTcttcacacactacccttacatgattttcacctaaatacagggtttctaaatgctgaattacaagcaaatttgaaacgaataaagccaacaaaatggttgattaaattcaaccttacacaaagTATACAAAGAAGAGTTCAGATAGTGGACCTTATTGATAAAAGAATCAGCCCCAAGTTGGCTTTTATCAAACCTCACTTTCACAGCTACTAATTTTCCATCTTGAAAACTACCACGGCCTATGACCTCCTTGAAGTTGTTCGTAGCTGCTTTGATTTCTTTGTAGGAAAAGACTTTTGCTGCATCCCAGTTTCGCATCTCAATTGCTAAATTCCAGTTTTGCATCTCTGCTGCTGCTGCCCCTAGGAGTAACATATAGCTCATATAAGAGTCAAGTAAAAACTTCAATGTGCAATAAGAATGTAAACTTTCACATACTTGATGTATATGTAACTTCacttctatttttctttatgtACAGGAATACTGCAAGAGATATGATAAGAGCAAGTACTGCTCCACCAGCTGCACCAGCTATAATTGCTATATGATTATGTCCACGCTgctttttttgggtgaaaatagTAACTTGTGGTGTCTCAATTGAAGGGTTGGATGAAACATCATTGCATGTCATTGTGGAGAACGAAAGGCACAAATTTCCTGATGTTCTGTACAAAATTGATTTATCAAAATGCTAAAGTAATAGTTTAAATGACAACAATACTTTTTCCATACCTAATTTTAGACGTAGAAAAACGGACGGATCGAATCAGGTTCGGGTCAGGTCAATCGGGTTTGCAAGTCAATCGGGTTTGCGGGTCAAATGGGTCGCTGATCAAAACAAGTCATTTTTAAACAGTTCAATCTGGTTGcgggttaggttgggttgacccgtatttttcaaacaaaccttttttctttttttttcaattacaaaaacaaatcaatgacaacctatttagagagaatgaataaaatcaattaaggaAATGAATTAAACTTAATACCACTTATTAATATCCTTCCAATTCTAATAGTTTTGcgcataacaaaaattatttatagtcataaattcataatagaaAAAATCTTCAATGTTAATAGTTTACTGTCAAAATACATATAATTATAAGTTTACAACTTCAAAATGAGATAgatcttaaaacaaacaaaacaagtaaaCCAGCAAAGTAGCAAACCATCTTAATCAACTTTACTAATGATgcaaatctatatattactaaaagctgaagcgtagcgtttaatgctACTGCGCTCacgttgagccacatcagcgttcacgtcattatcttttttttttttccattttcttataattatttttaatatttttttatttcatatttacacttctccaacctttctccctccattaccttttcatctccccactacttctccaatctttcttcttccctcaccttctcatctccccactaccctctacattaatatcattcttcatctttcccttcaccttcctctatttttgtctcttcttattcacactctcttactataaatttgttacaatctctttcattttatgcatagttttccctataaaaaaatgttctctctctctctctctcacacacaattttttagtggatttttattttttatttttctttcatcttcaCTTTAGGTTAAtacttttttatattctttaatctactttaggttaatgcgattcaattttgttttttttaattgttgtgttttttttttctctctctctctctttgattgttaaatgttatcccaTTGCGTTATGaaggattaaatataaaaatataatattattctactatatagcatgatttggataatttaatttggtagttattgtaatttgatagcatgatttttatagtgctcaatttagatgttaaactataagactttaataatttttgtttattttttaatcctttgtgatagacaaagtactcttaatagtattagaagtactctataatgccatttatttagagaaaagcaaaggttggctaaacaaaaattattggatgagagacaaattttatcttttgcaattttaatttaattattattattattttataacaatgcatatatagaaatttaattcttagattttgctaataattgtttatttgataatatgttttgggtggatgaaattacaatttttgcaaagaaaataaccttagtagattataaacaacaaattgttttcctaattggtccaattaatcatagttaagttttattaatttttttagttacttttttttagtgttttggattgtaggcataaaaaataagtttgagaaagtttgtttaaaactaaaagaataatttccaaaatttatattctttttaataatccacaaaatgttataaataactttcattaaaaaataaatattttcgttaacttgccttttgaatttctgagaaaaattgtattttttccattttagtacgacaaaaattattaaatttatgatttatgattgttcctgtAAGGGCGGAGTTTGGGGTCTAGGCCCAGCAAGCAGGCGATTTtggcccaaaagaccctcaacaatgaatttgtagagagagggtcgtagaactaggtcttgacagagtaAACGTAATTGTTAGtaagccatgcaaccatttgAACGTGGGGACGTTTCATTAAGTTTCCTGGGATAATAGTTCATGGGACTGAATCTTATGCTTCGTTTACagaacttctctctctttctctctttattttttctctcttctctcccgTCTTTTTCCTTTCCCTAGTCATGGGGATTTTCCtttcttatatagcatccttcaatTGGTAAtggccctacacttgttaaccatctgggcctctacttgagtgcctgtcccataggacatcctccttcttttctgtgagttgcactggccaagataatactCTTCTCCTGTCctttctacattaatgcggctggaaaagtagcttccttgcatttaatgcggcagttgtggttgccccctgaACGTCTAGCATTTCCCTTTGATTTGGGATGATTTCTCACCATGTAAAGGGTGTGAATTGGACTCCCATTTGGTTCGTCCAaggagacactcctcctcggacgccccttaaaCAAACCCAGCCCAACAGGATTGGGCTGGGAGTCCTCTGGCCGTGTCTTCACTTCCTGTTATGGCTGGGCTCCGCACGAGTAccaaggcccattgttgactgatgaattttacccccacagttcctatattacatttatgattattcttataataaataaaaatataattacaaatacattactctaaattaaattagtttaaattgcataataatttaataaaaccatcataaaaataattatcatgcgcAACGCGCAGGTTCGCAGCTAGTTGATGTAATAgtgaaaacaaattcaattttgtatttaaaattatttatttatctattcatttttCACATATTGGATTAAATGTTAGATTAGATTATGACAACATTAACACaacacttcttcttttttcaaaaaactaaaagaataatttccaaattttatatactttttaatgaaacaaaaaaaattataaataactgtgggggccggcccaaaaatgatgggctattccaaactcaggcccgtccgaggagcgtactATCCGAGGAAGAGCCTCGTATGCAGCATTACCCAATCCCAGCAGCTCCAAGGAAATCCGTCCGAGAAGTAATtcgtcctcggacatcacgaagcccagacgagaaactctgctcagccctttcagctcaccttccccaacatataaaacgaattaaattcaaaatatctcacggaaggctaccaccacattaattgcgccccaaccaccctcttggtcgcattaatgaggaaaagactcctgaacagtaccgccttggtctctgcaactcacaaagggtctgatgagggcgtctgatgggacaggtgctcaagtggatgcttggatgactaacaggtgtaaggctgggatgaaaagaagaaaaatatataatgtagtgaagtccctcaaagaagggacggCAGAATTGTAAgaggaacaaaagaaataaaatcagacttgaggaaTCCTTTTTTGCGTTCTTATTTCCTTTCTGCAAACAGTACACTACATGCATTAGACTAGCtagtttcactgaggccaagttctttaacccattctctacaagtatttattgtgggttgtgctttgggccaaggcctgatcaacggaagttgggccaggaaaatcgtgcaaccacaataacttatattaaaaattaaaattttcactaacttaccttttgaattcttgtaaaaaattgtattgttttaattttggtacgacatatattttatacattacatttgtgattgtttctataataaatgaaaatatgattatgaattacattactatttattaaattagtccaaattaatatatatatatatatatattgatgagaccaccctaaaaatattatcacacGCAACGTGCGAGGTCCGTGActagttaaaataatatatctcagttgtgaaaaaaaaaaagataagttcaTAAAAAAGTTGGGAACAGAAAGTCTCCACCATACCATTTATAATCAATCATTTAAACATGTTATAAAATTGAGTATACAATTGAATGTATTCTTGGATTTATATGAATGAATTACTTGTGAATATTGATCCCTCCATCTCATTGGGCCCATTAAAAATACAAGTTATTTCGagatgatataaaataaaaataaaatggattCCATGTGAATTTTGATCATTTACATTGTAGCTATAATTTCttcaatataatattttacaGCTGAATACAAGTAAGTAATATGCTTAGTCTTTACAATGAAGTCTCCCCCTTCTTTCATTGTAAAATTACACATGACCATTTCTTTTGCACAACTTTGCTACCAGCTGTCATGATgatcttcctttttattttatttctactaGTCGCTatcccgtgcgatgcacgggaaaactattagaaaataataaagcatgcatatattaaaagacaatttaagttcatgtgtgcttgtaagggatacatacctaaatagttcttgcggtagaaataaaagccttatctttgagataaagaactgatgtaaacaaactaaccttacataaaacaaattaaaaaaaaaaaaaaaaaaaaaaaaaaaacataaaactgatgtcatgggaaattcagccacatagtagtaatatataaatctcttaaaacctaaacctaaacctaaacataaggactaaatatataaacaaactaaccttacaaaagctgaactttataagctaaaatttataccgtgagttgtagatcttgaatgttatattgtgcgtttagggcttcctacatctagagagagagagagtttgcagaaaccaaagaaaatctctctatagcttaagaagcacaatatactaaaatcaaagagataaaattttcagatgacaaaatattatagataatttaaaagaattttggtttaattcttgaacaccgcaactccataaaattcatactaataataatattttatgatagcgcagttagaattttggtttaattcttgaacactgaattggaaattgattatatgagtatttaatggtgaacaaagtactatgtattaattaatatataaacaaaactaaccttataaaagctgaactttataagctaaaatctataccgtaaattgtagatcttgaatgctttagggcttcctacgtctggagagagagagtttgcagaaaccgtggctttatatttcttaacttgagagaggggtaaggttgctagggttttgtagatcttgaatgatttagggcttcctacgtctggagaaagagagagtttgcagaaaccgtggctttatatttcttaacttgagagaggggtaaggttactagggttttgaggagttataatttttatttattttttattttttattttttaaatattgtgctgacgtggaaaattgtggtgccagcaaaggcttcagttatatatattttttaaatattgtgttgatgtggaaaattgtggtgccagcaaaggcttcagttatatatatatagattatagttGAATAATTTTGGTCATTGTTTTGCCACTTGCACGCACACCTActttgtttcaagtttcaacaatcAGTAGTTGACCTCACCGCAAATTGAGCATAATTATCTTCCTCCTTAATTGATTCCAATACTCATTGTTCTCCTTTGACCATGACCATAATTAtcttcctctttattttatgcTATGTAATTTGATAAGGGTAATTGGTAGTTCACACACACTTTGTTGCACACACCAttcctttaatttattttttgaactaaaatcatGACTTTAAGCCACAATTTCAGTTCAAAAATTGATATGTGTGTACACTACCCAATTGAtaatttcaaacttttgtttttccttGAAGATTCTAGGAAGAAGGAGAGGGCAAGATGCATGCCTACACTATTCAAAAATTGATTTGTGTCAATAAAGCCAGCAAATCTGAATATCGGTCCTGCACCAGTATATAAAAAAGCCACCCAGTAGTAGCTAGCAAGACAACTTAATCAACTTTAAAGaccaccaaaacaaaataagtgTTAAAGCCACCCAGTAGTAGCTAGTAAGCCAAAGTTTGCTTTTACATTCAAACTTCTTTATCAAATAAGTATTTGCATACTTAGATCACAGGACACCACATGAGGACAATACTTCTATACATACTAGTGCCACCAGAGAGAGTGCCAATGAATCAAGAaagaaataaacatatataaccATTATATATGAATCATGACCTATCCTTATCAATAAGTCTAGCACCAATACAAAATGTTTGGATTCTTGctctataaaaatttaaatacataattaGCAAGGAAAATCaagatatttaaaataaatgtttgattttttttgtagaaGGTAAGTAATTCACACACATGATAGCAAACTTGTAAATTAGTAAAAAgtatattttaagtttacatCACTAATAATATCATtcttacaaaagaaaagaaaaaaagtgtggTCTGCGTTTGTCATGCGAGGAACTGAGGAagctaagggtgtgtttggatagaacttattttgctgaaactgaaaactgaaaactgaaaacactatagcaaaataatttttaaatgtgtgaatagtgctgtgggacccatttttaatgaaaaaattgataaaaaatgaaatttgtgggtccgtgaacagtgcacatgtgcactgttcactgcagaaagtcagcatttgcggttactgttcaatgaacagtaaccgcaatactCCAAAAACGCGtgtaaaccaaaaaataaataaataaataaaagaacaaaaacgtAGAGTAGAAACGTGGACGTGAATTAAGTtgaatacaaacacacactatgCTTTGGCCTTTTTGTGGTTTGTCAATTGTCATGTTTCACACTTTCACACGTTTGTGCATCTATGACTTTGGCTTTGGAGTTGGACTACAGCTAGTCAAATGACTCAAATTGtatgagatttttttctttttctttttttaatggttgtctTGATAATCTTGTGTTGTCTTGTCTAAGTTGTCTCATTCTCATGATGTCTGTGAAGCTTAGCTCTTTGTGAAGCTCAAATAGTGCTATTGTCTTGTGTTGTCAAttgtttatataattatattgatAAACTATTGACTATTAGTTCTTTTTACTTTGTACTTTATGCACCTAGTATACTATCAAGATGTAGtttaaatacttttttaatgaatttttttaacaagtcaGGTCGGATTGACCCACAAAAAATAGGTTGGGTCACgagtcaacccgtttttgctttgGGTCAAACAAAACGGGTTCGGGTCAAGTATTTTTTGGgtcgggtcagaattttctgacccatttTGCCTTGTCTACCTAATTTCCAAACTTTCTTTGTTCAAAGACTGCGGAAGGGTACCCTGCAACTTGTTATCCTCCAGATTCTTGCAGAATGCAAGATAGGATATCTCATCTAGTGAAGCAcatgattttatcaaaattagaTACAGAGTATTTTGCAAGAAATAGGATCCTCTCCATTCCATCGGAAATGGACTCAcgaccaaaattttattttctggaCCTAACCATGTATAGTGTgccactttttaaaaaattttgaatgacaTGACACTGAATACACTTTTAGATATGTAATATTTAATCCAAACcacaaaatgaatttttttgaaatggagAGGAATCACTAATGGAATCTATTTGATCTTAATATTCG is part of the Quercus robur chromosome 9, dhQueRobu3.1, whole genome shotgun sequence genome and harbors:
- the LOC126699216 gene encoding probable LRR receptor-like serine/threonine-protein kinase At5g48740 translates to MEWRGSYFLQNTLYLILIKSCASLDEISYLAFCKNLEDNKLQGTLPQSLNKESLEIRTSGNLCLSFSTMTCNDVSSNPSIETPQVTIFTQKKQRGHNHIAIIAGAAGGAVLALIISLAVFLYIKKNRSEVTYTSTAEMQNWNLAIEMRNWDAAKVFSYKEIKAATNNFKEVIGRGSFQDGKLVAVKVRFDKSQLGADSFINKVYLLSQIRHQNLVCLEGFCHESEQQLLVYEYLPGGSLSDHLYGINSKKASLSWVRRLKISVHSAKGTLLFLLSN